TCTTGCGGTTTATGGCGCCCAATGAGGGATTTTGGGCAGGACCACTCGGCCCTTGCGCTGAATACTGCGAGCCTGGGCCATAACCTGGACGGGGCAGGGGCCGGGTGGTCGTCCGAGCAACTGATCGATGCCTGCGCCGAACGGGGTTTTGGCGGTATCGTCTACTGGCGGCGGGAACTGGGCGATCGCGCGCAACAGATCGGCGAACGGACTCGAGCGGCCGGTCTTGCCGTGGCGGGGCTGTGCCGCACGCCACTGATGGTCGGGCCGGGCACGCCGCAGCCGCTGGAGGACGAGGTCAGGGCCTCGATCGACATGGCAGCCGCCCTTGGCGCGCCGGTGCTAACCATCGTCACCGGCGGAACCGAGCCGGGCACCAAGGGGCTTGGTCCCAGCTGGGATTTGCTGGCCGAACGGGTGGCTGTGGCCTGCGACCATGCAGCCCGCCAAGGGGTGAAGCTGGCGCTCGAGCCCTTGAATCCGATGTTCGGGGGCAACCGGACCTGCCTATTCACAGTGGCGGATGCGTACGAGATCTGTCGCCGCGTGAACCATCCGGCCCTGGGCATCGCCGTCGATGTCTACCACGTCTGGTGGGACAGCCGGCTTACCGAAAGCCTGGCGGCCGCAAAGGGTCTGATCCTTGGCTACCACCTTTGCGACTGGCTGGCCGAGACCAGCCACATGCTGCTGGACCGCGGCATGATGGGTGACGGGGTGGCCGACCTGCGGGCGATCCGCGCCGCGGTCGAGGCTGCGGGCTATGCCGGCTTCTGTGAGGTGGAGATCTTCTCGGCTGAGGATTGGTGGAAGCGTGATCCGCGCGAGGTTCTCGACACCATGGTCGACCGCTTCCGTCGTTTCTGCTAACATCTGCAGAGCTAAAACAAGCGGATACCCCCTTTTCTCATCGATTGGTTCGTGGGGCGCTTGCGTGATTTCAGGCCCGGTTCGCCAAGCGGACCGGACCCTTCTCATTCAGTCAAATAAGGGTGCATGAGGGACCCGCTCGCGCGAGACCACCCGATAGCCAGTGGTTGTCATCGCATCGATGCGGTCCATGTCGACGAAGGAGAGCGTGAAATCCATGACCTCGAAGTTCGCCCGGATGTTCTCGGGCTTGCTCGACATGCAGGTGACCGCCACGCCCTTCTGCAGGATCCAGCGCAGCACCACCTGCG
This portion of the Mesorhizobium shangrilense genome encodes:
- a CDS encoding sugar phosphate isomerase/epimerase family protein, giving the protein MRDFGQDHSALALNTASLGHNLDGAGAGWSSEQLIDACAERGFGGIVYWRRELGDRAQQIGERTRAAGLAVAGLCRTPLMVGPGTPQPLEDEVRASIDMAAALGAPVLTIVTGGTEPGTKGLGPSWDLLAERVAVACDHAARQGVKLALEPLNPMFGGNRTCLFTVADAYEICRRVNHPALGIAVDVYHVWWDSRLTESLAAAKGLILGYHLCDWLAETSHMLLDRGMMGDGVADLRAIRAAVEAAGYAGFCEVEIFSAEDWWKRDPREVLDTMVDRFRRFC